One part of the Treponema peruense genome encodes these proteins:
- a CDS encoding recombinase family protein, whose protein sequence is MWKCYQSRLPICRGDEVWTIIKKFISYHHIPQKRDKRIGIYCRVSTNSSEQLHSLVAQVSHLTKITAATPQWLLVDVYMDISTSKTGSSRKEFNRMLDDCTSHKLDIIFTKSISRFGRDTVETIEALSKLKKAGVRVIFEQEELDTANTDSDLMISIIESFAQAENESRSENIKWGIKQGAASGTSKLYDRKCYGYKHNEEGKLIIDEETAENVKLIFELYLSDQSILGIIKELEKRKIPSPTGKEKWCKRTIDVMLSNEKYTGDVRLLKTSKSEVHYMATNNNPAIISKEVFEAVQIEKAQRSNMVRGGDSGSKRKSQKYTSKKEA, encoded by the coding sequence ATATGGAAATGTTATCAGAGTAGATTACCTATTTGTAGAGGAGATGAGGTATGGACAATTATAAAAAAGTTCATTTCATACCACCACATACCGCAGAAACGAGACAAGCGTATCGGAATCTATTGTCGTGTCAGTACGAATAGTTCAGAGCAGTTACACAGTTTGGTCGCTCAAGTATCACATTTAACAAAAATAACGGCGGCTACACCGCAATGGCTTCTTGTGGATGTTTATATGGATATTTCTACTAGCAAAACAGGTTCTTCACGCAAGGAATTTAACCGTATGCTGGATGATTGTACATCCCATAAATTAGATATTATTTTTACGAAGAGCATTAGCCGTTTTGGAAGAGATACTGTTGAAACTATAGAAGCATTGAGCAAATTAAAGAAAGCTGGTGTTCGTGTAATATTTGAACAGGAAGAACTTGATACAGCAAACACAGACAGTGACTTAATGATTTCAATTATTGAATCTTTTGCACAAGCAGAAAATGAGTCTCGAAGTGAAAATATAAAATGGGGCATTAAGCAAGGAGCAGCTTCAGGAACCTCAAAATTATATGATAGAAAGTGTTATGGGTATAAACATAATGAAGAAGGTAAGTTAATTATTGATGAAGAAACAGCAGAAAATGTAAAGCTGATATTTGAATTATATTTGAGTGATCAAAGTATTTTGGGGATTATTAAAGAACTTGAAAAGCGAAAAATTCCTTCTCCTACAGGAAAAGAGAAATGGTGTAAGAGAACAATAGATGTCATGCTGAGTAATGAGAAGTACACAGGGGATGTTCGATTGTTGAAAACAAGTAAAAGCGAAGTTCATTATATGGCAACAAATAATAACCCGGCGATAATATCTAAAGAAGTTTTTGAAGCAGTACAGATTGAAAAGGCTCAAAGGAGTAATATGGTAAGGGGGGGGGATAGTGGTAGTAAGCGAAAGAGCCAAAAGTATACTTCAAAAAAAGAAGCATAG
- a CDS encoding permease: MTSILPSQHVCGGGTVPLLQEWLYNGMSAGSAAAFMITGPATKITNLGALKTSLGIKHFVFYILFVFLFSLLTGVFVNLF, encoded by the coding sequence TTGACATCAATACTACCGTCTCAACATGTCTGCGGTGGCGGAACAGTTCCACTTTTACAGGAATGGCTTTACAATGGAATGAGTGCTGGAAGTGCTGCCGCTTTTATGATTACAGGACCTGCAACAAAAATTACAAATCTTGGCGCATTGAAAACTTCACTCGGAATCAAACATTTTGTGTTTTATATTTTGTTTGTGTTTTTATTTTCGCTTTTGACAGGCGTTTTTGTGAATTTGTTTTAA
- a CDS encoding LysR family transcriptional regulator: MEIRVLKYFLTVTREQSINRAAESLHLSQPSLSTQIRNMEEELGKQLLIRGTKGTRKITLTEEGMILKKRAEEILNLIEKTENEISLSDNIIAGDVYIGAGETDAVRLLAKIAKEIQSNYPDIHYHISSGNAEFVLEQLDKGLIDFGLVFGNVDSKKYNSLKLSSKDTWGVLMRKDSELSHKKYITPKDLYDKPLIISHQRNQGGDFSSWLNCNLEKLNIVATYNLLFNASLLVDEGLGYAIVLDKIINTGDNSNLCFRPLEPAVEAELSFIWKKYQVFSKAAEQFLIKLKES, encoded by the coding sequence ATGGAAATTCGTGTTTTAAAATATTTTCTTACGGTAACAAGAGAACAAAGTATAAATCGTGCTGCTGAATCACTTCACTTGTCACAACCATCTCTTTCAACTCAAATTCGAAATATGGAAGAAGAACTCGGTAAACAGCTTTTAATCCGCGGAACAAAAGGTACAAGAAAAATCACTTTAACCGAAGAAGGAATGATCTTAAAAAAACGTGCAGAAGAAATCTTAAATCTTATAGAAAAAACTGAAAATGAAATTTCACTTTCTGATAATATAATTGCAGGTGATGTGTATATCGGAGCCGGCGAAACAGATGCAGTAAGACTTCTTGCAAAAATTGCAAAAGAAATTCAATCAAATTATCCAGACATTCATTATCATATTTCAAGCGGTAATGCAGAATTTGTTCTGGAACAGTTGGACAAAGGCTTGATTGATTTTGGCCTGGTTTTTGGAAATGTCGATTCAAAAAAATATAATTCCTTAAAACTTTCTTCTAAAGATACTTGGGGAGTTTTGATGCGTAAAGATTCAGAACTTTCACACAAAAAGTACATTACGCCAAAAGACTTGTATGACAAACCGCTGATCATTTCACATCAAAGAAATCAAGGTGGAGACTTCAGTTCATGGCTTAACTGCAATCTTGAAAAGTTGAATATTGTTGCAACTTACAATTTATTATTCAACGCATCTCTTCTTGTAGATGAAGGATTGGGTTATGCAATTGTACTTGATAAAATAATCAATACGGGAGATAACAGCAATTTGTGTTTTAGGCCTCTTGAACCTGCAGTTGAAGCTGAACTGTCATTTATCTGGAAAAAATACCAGGTTTTCTCAAAAGCTGCAGAACAGTTTTTAATTAAGCTTAAGGAAAGTTAA
- a CDS encoding flavodoxin — MAQSKSAVIYFSATGITRSVAQKIAGITGSDLIEIKPEQPYTSQDLNWNDNNSRTTKECNALETIRPAMKVKIDISGYDTIYLGYPIWWYQAPNIVYTFVESADFSGKTVYPFCTSGGSSIGTSATNLAKKTPGAVWKSGKRFGRNVSENEVKNWR, encoded by the coding sequence ATGGCACAATCAAAATCGGCAGTAATTTATTTTTCTGCAACTGGAATTACAAGATCAGTAGCACAAAAAATTGCAGGAATTACAGGAAGCGATTTAATAGAAATCAAACCGGAACAGCCTTATACTTCACAGGATTTGAACTGGAATGACAATAATTCACGCACAACAAAAGAATGCAACGCACTCGAAACAATTCGTCCTGCAATGAAAGTAAAAATTGATATTTCAGGTTACGACACAATTTACTTGGGATATCCAATCTGGTGGTATCAGGCGCCGAATATCGTTTACACATTTGTAGAAAGCGCAGACTTTTCAGGTAAAACAGTTTATCCGTTCTGCACATCGGGTGGAAGTTCAATCGGAACAAGCGCAACAAATCTTGCAAAAAAAACACCTGGCGCAGTTTGGAAAAGCGGCAAAAGATTTGGCAGAAATGTGAGTGAAAACGAAGTTAAAAACTGGAGGTAG
- a CDS encoding cupin domain-containing protein, with amino-acid sequence MNTKVTLEELKSQMPFNIEKHNDGFAQYFSGKSFLEPLSTEQVKIFNVTFESGCRNNWHIHHAKEGGGQILICVAGNGLYQEWGKSVQHLKPGDVVNIKPGIKHWHGAADDSWFSHLAIEVPGIDCFNEWLEKVE; translated from the coding sequence ATGAATACAAAAGTTACGCTTGAAGAATTAAAATCACAAATGCCGTTCAATATCGAAAAACACAACGACGGCTTTGCACAATATTTTTCAGGAAAATCATTTCTTGAACCACTCTCGACAGAACAAGTAAAAATATTCAATGTAACTTTTGAAAGCGGTTGCCGCAACAACTGGCACATTCATCATGCAAAAGAAGGCGGCGGTCAGATCTTAATTTGCGTTGCAGGAAACGGTCTTTATCAGGAATGGGGAAAATCTGTTCAGCATTTAAAACCGGGCGATGTTGTAAATATCAAACCAGGAATTAAGCACTGGCACGGCGCTGCTGACGATAGCTGGTTTTCGCATCTTGCAATAGAAGTTCCCGGTATAGACTGTTTTAATGAATGGCTTGAAAAAGTTGAATAA
- a CDS encoding formylglycine-generating enzyme family protein, which yields MAQSFSGDFVLVPSGSFMMGSAVTEDWRENDEMQHKVFIDSFYIAKSETTQEEYERVMKKNPSQFRGKNLPVENVSFLDAVEYCNEKSKFENLTPCYSINGQKVTWNKNANGYRLPTEAEWEYACRAGTKTPFNLEKSLDADDANFYGHYPYQIEQNYFDSSKLEAQPGTYRGHTVSVKSFKPNKWGIYDMHGNVAEWCFDNYAKYSVVESKNPVCDNGSSTRIVRGGGWNDFAKHMRSAYRSSIPQDDIFSSCGFRIAKNK from the coding sequence ATGGCACAAAGTTTTTCCGGTGATTTTGTTCTTGTTCCGTCAGGAAGTTTTATGATGGGAAGTGCTGTAACAGAAGACTGGCGTGAAAACGATGAAATGCAGCACAAAGTTTTTATTGATTCATTTTATATTGCAAAATCAGAAACTACGCAGGAAGAATATGAGCGCGTTATGAAAAAAAATCCGTCACAATTCCGTGGAAAAAATCTTCCCGTAGAGAATGTAAGTTTTTTGGACGCTGTTGAATATTGCAATGAAAAAAGCAAGTTTGAAAATCTTACTCCATGTTATTCAATAAACGGTCAAAAAGTTACGTGGAATAAAAACGCAAACGGCTACAGACTTCCAACAGAAGCTGAATGGGAATACGCATGCAGAGCCGGAACAAAAACTCCGTTCAACCTTGAAAAATCTTTGGACGCCGATGATGCAAACTTTTACGGTCATTATCCTTATCAGATTGAGCAGAATTATTTTGATTCTTCAAAACTTGAAGCGCAGCCCGGAACTTACAGAGGGCACACTGTTTCTGTAAAATCTTTTAAACCCAATAAATGGGGAATTTACGATATGCACGGAAATGTCGCAGAATGGTGCTTTGACAATTACGCAAAATATTCAGTTGTAGAATCAAAAAATCCAGTGTGCGACAACGGAAGTTCAACACGAATTGTTCGAGGCGGCGGTTGGAACGATTTTGCAAAACATATGAGAAGTGCTTACAGAAGTTCAATTCCGCAGGATGATATTTTTTCTTCATGCGGATTTAGAATTGCAAAAAATAAATAA
- a CDS encoding flavodoxin: protein MKIKKLFLILTAVFFGGIAMAQNSNSSKKLLIAYFSWGGNTRGIVQEIANQIRADIFEIEPKVPYSTNYNTVLKQAQEDQHKNARPELNATVKNFSEYDTIILGYPNWWASIPMPVATFLESYDFAGKTIMPFCSHGGGRFGQSISAITKLAPDAKIIQGLYVHYSGGSTLKSDIAKWLKDSEI, encoded by the coding sequence ATGAAAATAAAGAAATTGTTTTTGATTTTAACAGCAGTTTTTTTTGGAGGAATTGCAATGGCTCAAAATTCAAATTCATCAAAAAAGCTTTTGATTGCATATTTTAGTTGGGGTGGAAATACTCGCGGAATTGTACAGGAAATTGCAAATCAGATCAGAGCTGATATTTTTGAAATTGAACCGAAAGTTCCTTATTCAACAAATTACAATACAGTTTTAAAACAGGCTCAGGAAGACCAGCATAAAAATGCACGGCCGGAACTCAATGCAACTGTAAAAAACTTTTCGGAATATGACACAATTATTTTGGGCTATCCGAACTGGTGGGCTTCGATTCCAATGCCAGTTGCAACCTTTTTGGAAAGTTATGATTTTGCTGGAAAAACAATTATGCCTTTTTGTTCACATGGTGGCGGTAGATTTGGTCAGAGCATAAGTGCAATTACAAAACTTGCTCCGGACGCAAAAATTATTCAGGGACTTTACGTTCATTATTCAGGCGGCAGCACGTTAAAAAGCGATATTGCAAAGTGGCTTAAAGATTCAGAAATTTAA
- a CDS encoding carboxymuconolactone decarboxylase family protein, giving the protein MAVKQTAGCDSLGTFAPEFAHLNDDILFGEVWSREEKLSLRNRSLVTVVSLMSQGSAMEHFRAKGDADKSGLDAVTSASVVVPENTAMIA; this is encoded by the coding sequence ATGGCAGTAAAACAAACAGCAGGTTGCGATTCGCTCGGAACTTTTGCTCCGGAATTTGCGCATTTGAATGATGATATTTTATTCGGTGAAGTCTGGAGTCGAGAAGAAAAACTTTCGTTGCGCAACCGCTCCCTTGTAACAGTTGTTTCTCTTATGTCGCAGGGAAGTGCAATGGAACATTTCAGGGCAAAGGGCGACGCAGACAAATCGGGACTTGATGCGGTTACTTCTGCAAGTGTTGTTGTTCCGGAAAATACTGCGATGATTGCATAG
- a CDS encoding ATP-binding protein, translating into MQRKIDLFLEDFFKTQKKALLLTGARQVGKTYAVRQFGTKNFENFIELNFIENPGLKSIFQNVGNVEEIILRLSSEFGNKMIPKKTLIFFDEIQECEEIVTIIKFLVEEGSYSYILSGSLLGVELKDLRSVPVGFLAIKQMYPLDFEEFLTACGINQNIFSALKNCFEKLIPVDDFIHKKILSLFRLYLVVGGMPEVVLKYLETNNLFEVWKSQNYILELYKKDISKYDKKNKLYLNEIFELLPAELNEKNKRFILKKLNENIKFSRYENSFIWLKDAGVALPTYNVQEPKTSLILSKSRNLFKLFQSDVGLLACQYDSSIQLKIINDEINLNYGGIYENAVAQELKAHGFDLYYFNSKTQGEVDFIIEQDSQVIPIEVKSGKYYERHNALLNLLNNQEYEIKKSFVLCNDNLKIAKKIIYLPIYMIMFIQKNQEKKVIYKLDIEGLN; encoded by the coding sequence ATGCAAAGAAAAATTGATTTGTTTTTAGAAGATTTTTTTAAAACTCAAAAAAAAGCACTTTTGTTGACGGGTGCTCGCCAGGTTGGAAAAACTTATGCCGTAAGACAATTTGGAACAAAAAATTTTGAAAACTTTATTGAATTAAATTTTATTGAAAACCCTGGTTTAAAATCAATTTTTCAAAATGTAGGAAATGTTGAAGAAATTATTCTAAGACTCTCTTCAGAATTTGGAAATAAAATGATTCCTAAAAAAACTTTGATTTTTTTTGATGAAATTCAAGAATGTGAAGAAATTGTTACTATCATAAAATTTCTTGTAGAAGAAGGCAGTTATTCTTATATTCTAAGTGGGTCGTTGTTAGGAGTTGAATTAAAAGATTTGCGATCCGTTCCTGTTGGATTTTTAGCAATAAAACAAATGTATCCTTTAGATTTTGAAGAATTTCTAACTGCTTGTGGAATAAATCAAAATATTTTTTCTGCTTTAAAAAACTGTTTTGAAAAACTTATTCCGGTAGATGATTTTATTCATAAAAAAATTCTTTCTTTATTTAGATTATATCTTGTTGTTGGAGGAATGCCGGAAGTTGTTTTAAAATATCTTGAAACAAATAATCTTTTTGAAGTATGGAAAAGTCAGAATTATATTCTTGAACTTTATAAAAAAGATATTTCAAAATATGATAAAAAAAATAAATTATATTTAAATGAAATTTTCGAGCTTCTTCCTGCAGAACTAAATGAAAAAAACAAACGCTTTATTTTAAAGAAGTTAAATGAAAATATTAAATTCTCGCGTTATGAAAATAGTTTTATTTGGTTAAAAGATGCAGGAGTTGCTTTGCCAACATATAATGTACAAGAACCAAAGACATCTCTTATTCTTTCAAAATCAAGGAATTTATTCAAATTATTTCAATCTGATGTCGGACTATTAGCATGTCAATATGATTCTTCAATACAACTTAAAATTATAAATGATGAAATAAATTTAAATTATGGTGGAATATACGAAAATGCTGTTGCACAGGAACTAAAAGCGCACGGTTTTGATTTATATTATTTTAACAGCAAAACGCAAGGTGAAGTTGATTTTATAATTGAACAGGATTCTCAAGTGATTCCGATTGAAGTAAAATCTGGTAAATATTATGAAAGACATAATGCACTCTTAAATCTATTGAATAATCAGGAATATGAGATAAAAAAATCTTTTGTCCTTTGCAATGATAATTTAAAAATTGCTAAAAAAATAATTTATCTTCCAATTTATATGATTATGTTTATTCAAAAAAATCAAGAAAAAAAAGTAATTTATAAACTGGACATAGAAGGTTTAAATTAA
- a CDS encoding nucleotidyltransferase family protein — MQRGILLLRGAFFILNYGGTIMLSLNDYLYSGDTVLKILHCYSDDLRENGIKNHNQIDLVHSNFLIRISELLQHNEFLTSQSQRILEFYKFMAREYPFLAFTLKGRIKSLIRAEEKFNGKIVGLVYKHYLANGTFPSLPELKDKLSKIRDLIAYRFVISLPRCHLAQGQNRESEEIKYLYELANALPEILEEHGFASQLASSNTAQAGSPLCEDVRPYYKDYIFGQKEAGYRSLHITLYDNLSRSFAEVQLRTKDMDDFAEIGPANHLGYEKRQEAERARRDKIPVGECQYFDEAYERGMMLQKLDLSKIDVNMFSAVDNSLINDGCGLFRGRLILPYEHLSRFQNDLID, encoded by the coding sequence ATGCAAAGAGGCATCCTTCTTTTGAGGGGTGCTTTTTTTATTTTAAATTACGGCGGAACAATTATGCTTTCACTAAACGACTACCTTTATTCCGGTGACACGGTGTTAAAAATACTTCACTGCTATTCTGATGACCTCAGGGAAAATGGAATTAAAAATCATAATCAGATAGATTTGGTTCACAGCAATTTTTTGATACGCATTTCTGAACTTCTGCAGCACAATGAATTCCTTACTTCGCAGTCACAGCGTATTCTTGAGTTTTACAAATTCATGGCGAGGGAATATCCTTTTCTTGCTTTTACACTCAAAGGCCGAATAAAATCCCTGATTCGTGCAGAAGAAAAATTCAACGGAAAAATTGTAGGTCTTGTTTACAAACACTATCTTGCTAACGGAACTTTTCCTTCTTTGCCTGAACTCAAGGATAAACTCAGTAAGATACGAGATTTAATTGCGTACAGATTTGTAATTTCACTTCCGCGCTGTCATCTTGCACAGGGACAGAACCGCGAGAGTGAAGAAATAAAATATCTGTACGAGCTTGCAAATGCACTTCCAGAAATTCTTGAAGAACACGGGTTTGCCTCACAGCTTGCATCTTCCAATACAGCACAGGCCGGCAGTCCTCTTTGCGAAGATGTGCGTCCTTATTACAAGGATTATATTTTTGGCCAGAAAGAAGCCGGCTATCGTTCGCTGCATATTACGCTTTACGACAACCTTTCGCGCAGTTTTGCCGAAGTTCAGCTCAGAACAAAAGACATGGATGACTTTGCAGAAATAGGGCCGGCCAATCATCTTGGCTACGAAAAGCGGCAGGAAGCGGAACGCGCAAGGCGTGATAAAATTCCGGTAGGGGAGTGTCAGTATTTTGATGAAGCCTACGAGCGCGGAATGATGCTGCAGAAACTTGATCTTTCAAAAATCGATGTGAACATGTTTTCTGCAGTCGATAATTCTTTAATCAATGATGGCTGCGGACTTTTCAGGGGAAGACTTATTCTTCCTTACGAACATCTGTCGCGCTTTCAAAATGATTTGATTGACTAA
- a CDS encoding ATP-binding protein, with protein sequence MKVLKKEKNISSIIPRRRNEVICSILEYCRYMESKGSVFDKIEQDYAGKGESYKPYISADTSSFTLILPNLTFAPGVIDENTIPEIHIEGILNEKMISKFFLIVFQSPVLQKKSLNIWE encoded by the coding sequence ATAAAAGTTCTTAAAAAAGAAAAAAATATTTCTTCAATTATTCCACGCCGCCGCAATGAAGTAATTTGTTCAATTCTTGAATATTGCAGGTATATGGAATCCAAAGGTTCCGTTTTTGATAAAATTGAACAGGACTATGCCGGTAAAGGGGAATCTTATAAGCCTTATATTTCTGCCGACACCAGTTCCTTTACGCTTATTCTGCCTAATCTTACTTTTGCGCCGGGTGTTATCGATGAAAATACAATTCCTGAAATTCATATTGAAGGTATTTTGAATGAAAAAATGATTTCAAAATTCTTTCTTATTGTTTTTCAAAGTCCCGTTCTGCAAAAGAAATCGCTGAATATCTGGGAATAA
- a CDS encoding AlbA family DNA-binding domain-containing protein has translation MLLEELIPGINIEDDKTEFKRFLEEGKSEDSGKNKEIGWLKSFAAFANTDGGTVYIGVDNKSHNIITMDHETADKQVLLIHRQIKQRLEPAVSYKIESIPVKEKESTRYILKVSIAKSQILPVMLHEDNLLGIYIRNFGNSVLATPEQVRDLVLLSDNNPFDQPFTQKKFLREEFKKLFDLYNERVGNPLTEKA, from the coding sequence ATGCTTTTAGAAGAACTGATTCCCGGTATTAATATAGAAGATGATAAAACAGAATTCAAACGTTTCCTTGAAGAAGGAAAATCCGAAGATTCCGGTAAAAATAAAGAAATCGGATGGCTCAAATCTTTTGCAGCCTTTGCAAACACAGATGGCGGTACTGTTTACATCGGAGTCGACAATAAAAGCCATAATATTATTACAATGGATCATGAAACCGCAGATAAACAGGTACTATTAATTCACCGGCAGATAAAACAACGACTGGAACCTGCTGTATCTTATAAAATTGAATCCATTCCGGTTAAAGAAAAAGAAAGTACTCGTTATATTTTAAAAGTCAGCATTGCAAAGAGTCAGATTCTTCCTGTTATGCTGCACGAAGATAATCTGCTTGGAATATATATCCGTAATTTTGGAAATTCAGTTCTTGCTACTCCGGAACAGGTTCGTGATTTGGTTTTGCTGAGTGATAATAATCCTTTTGACCAGCCGTTTACGCAGAAAAAATTTTTACGCGAGGAATTCAAAAAACTTTTTGATTTATATAATGAAAGAGTTGGAAATCCCCTTACAGAAAAGGCATAA
- a CDS encoding adenylyltransferase/cytidyltransferase family protein, with protein sequence MIGNKTVVYTSGTFDMLHANHIKMIEYARALGDILIVGVNTDELVASYKSEPIIPFDERIALVKALKYPDIVIPQKSLDHADKVKKLHFDIFVVGDDWVGKYDYLEEQGVTVVYFPYGQGISSTELKNRIYERYKKLHHEADNHFPNDIQIK encoded by the coding sequence ATGATAGGAAACAAAACTGTTGTCTACACCAGCGGTACTTTTGACATGCTGCATGCAAATCACATTAAAATGATTGAATATGCAAGAGCTTTAGGTGATATTCTGATTGTTGGTGTAAACACAGACGAACTTGTTGCTTCATACAAGTCAGAACCAATTATACCCTTTGACGAAAGAATTGCTTTGGTAAAGGCGCTCAAATACCCCGACATCGTAATTCCGCAAAAGTCACTTGACCACGCAGACAAAGTAAAAAAACTTCATTTTGACATCTTTGTTGTTGGTGATGACTGGGTTGGAAAATATGACTACCTTGAAGAACAGGGTGTGACTGTAGTTTACTTTCCTTACGGACAGGGAATAAGTTCTACTGAATTAAAGAACCGCATTTACGAACGCTACAAGAAGCTTCACCACGAAGCAGACAATCATTTTCCAAACGACATTCAGATAAAATAA
- a CDS encoding pyridoxal-phosphate-dependent aminotransferase family protein: MLNFTVGPVQIQEDILELGKEQVPYFRTDEFSALMKENEKIILSLFDAPENSRSIFMTGSGTSSMEAGVMNFFTAKDKVLVVNGGSFGERLAELCEIHEIPYTQIKLQSGKPLTEEILGSYENKGYTGFLVQLCETSTGVRYDMNMIGDFCRRNNMFLFVDAVSGFLADEISMKKMNINAAITGSQKALALPPGLSVICMDEKAVERCNTNKVHSLYFNLASYLKNGERGQTPFTPAVSILIQLNSRLKELAKDNGKSEHAKIAERASYFRNIIKELPFTVFTDSSALSNCVTALKVNDEKVSAHRLFEVVKDEYKIWICPNGGELKDKVFRVGHIGNLSLSDYDSLAEALKKALAKLEEN, encoded by the coding sequence ATGTTAAATTTTACAGTCGGACCTGTACAAATTCAGGAAGATATATTGGAGCTGGGAAAAGAACAGGTTCCATATTTCAGAACAGATGAATTTTCGGCACTCATGAAAGAAAATGAAAAAATAATTCTTTCACTGTTTGACGCGCCAGAAAATTCAAGAAGTATTTTCATGACAGGAAGCGGAACATCCTCAATGGAAGCCGGTGTAATGAATTTTTTTACTGCAAAAGACAAAGTTCTTGTAGTAAACGGCGGAAGTTTTGGTGAACGTCTTGCCGAACTGTGTGAAATACATGAGATTCCATACACGCAGATAAAACTTCAAAGCGGTAAACCGCTGACAGAAGAAATTCTTGGCAGTTACGAAAACAAAGGATATACCGGCTTTCTTGTACAGCTATGCGAAACATCTACCGGTGTACGTTACGATATGAATATGATCGGAGACTTCTGCAGGCGCAACAACATGTTTCTTTTTGTAGACGCGGTTTCGGGTTTTCTTGCAGATGAAATAAGCATGAAAAAAATGAACATCAACGCAGCAATAACAGGAAGCCAGAAAGCACTTGCCCTTCCACCGGGACTTTCTGTTATCTGCATGGATGAAAAAGCAGTTGAGCGCTGCAATACAAACAAAGTACACTCACTTTACTTTAATCTTGCCTCTTACCTTAAAAACGGCGAGCGCGGGCAAACTCCTTTTACACCGGCCGTTTCTATACTTATCCAGTTAAACTCAAGATTAAAGGAACTTGCAAAAGACAATGGCAAATCTGAACACGCAAAAATTGCAGAACGTGCTTCTTACTTCAGAAATATAATAAAAGAACTTCCCTTTACTGTTTTTACCGACTCATCAGCACTGTCAAATTGTGTTACAGCCCTTAAAGTCAACGATGAAAAAGTTTCTGCACACAGACTTTTTGAAGTTGTCAAGGATGAATATAAAATATGGATTTGTCCCAACGGCGGCGAGCTTAAGGACAAAGTATTCAGAGTGGGTCATATAGGAAACCTGTCTTTATCTGATTACGATTCACTTGCAGAAGCGTTAAAGAAAGCCCTTGCAAAATTGGAGGAAAACTAA